Proteins from a single region of Salvelinus fontinalis isolate EN_2023a chromosome 15, ASM2944872v1, whole genome shotgun sequence:
- the LOC129811390 gene encoding calpain-1 catalytic subunit-like, translated as MPPPGVCMSIMQERHKEDGVGSLANAGKHRNQDFLQLKQYCLDRRVRYIDDVFPPDHNSIGDGLLSPDDMRRVVWLRPAKIAQNPDFIINGFSRFDFGQGNIVANCWFLASVGALTFQEHILEQVVPLEQSFKDDYCGIFHFRFWRFGRWVDVVIDDMLPTVDGRLIFVHSKTPNEFWPALMEKAYAKVCGSYADMNAGTPSEAMMDFTGGVHITFKLAENPPNLWDLLFRAAKFKSLMGCGTPQGETSANTVAPNGLVRGHAYTVTGVLQIMSQGKPVNLIRLFNPWGYGEWKGDWSDKSSMWKTVSPADRKMYLSVEEDGEFWMTMENFCQHFSDVTICCLCPDFLDGNSKGHWTPSFHDGRWVAGTTAGGCILFRDSFWTNPQYRVKIEGFDRDFSETQGDNNMLVSLMQKPDKRNRRLVKSVHIGINIFEVPAQFKGQRGKFPASFFDNNAPVAQTKDFLNARTVMLLCRLKPGEYLIVPSSFKPNETASFILSILSKAETHIHENSNDQDMEETPKLTPTDNREDMSNKQTLFREYSDQFEEVDAEQLQRSLDEKLLQGCAKKTQGFSLESCRSMVALMDTSITGRLNSDEFLRLWRKVTMYKDIFFRSDVDRSGMLSSSQLRNAIMASGIRLSDSLLNLIALRYGGSSGNISLESFISLVLRMDRMAKIFRELNNGGAISLRDNEWMYITMYA; from the exons ATGCCTCCTCCCGGTGTGTGTATGAGTATAATGCAAGAGCGCCACAAAGAAGATGGTGTTGGGAGCCTTGCCAACGCTGGGAAACACAGGAACCAAGACTTCCTGCAGCTGAAGCAATACTGTTTGGACAGGAGGGTGAGGTACATCGATGACGTGTTCCCACCAGACCACAACTCCATTGGTGATGGGCTACTTTCCCCTGACGACATGCGTAGAGTAGTGTGGTTGAGACCAGCA AAAATTGCCCAGAATCCAGATTTCATCATTAATGGTTTTTCAAGGTTTGACTTTGGGCAAGGAAATATTG tAGCAAATTGCTGGTTTCTTGCTTCCGTTGGGGCTTTGACATTCCAGGAGCACATCCTGGAGCAAGTAGTACCCCTAGAGCAGAGTTTTAAAGATGATTACTGCGGAATATTCCACTTCAGG TTCTGGAGGTTTGGGAGGTGGGTGGACGTTGTGATCGATGACATGCTACCAACAGTTGATGGCAGGCTCATTTTCGTCCATTCAAAAACTCCCAATGAATTTTGGCCCGCCTTGATGGAGAAAGCCTACGCCAA AGTGTGTGGCTCCTACGCAGACATGAATGCAGGGACCCCTTCAGAGGCTATGATGGACTTCACTGGAGGGGTTCACATCACGTTCAAGCTCGCTGAAAATCCACCAAATCTGTGGGACCTCCTGTTCAGAGCTGCCAAGTTCAAATCTCTGATGGGGTGTGGCACACCTCAAGGG GAAACATCAGCGAATACGGTGGCACCCAACGGATTAGTGAGGGGTCATGCTTACACCGTCACAGGAGTTCTACAG ATCATGAGCCAAGGCAAGCCAGTGAATTTGATCCGCCTCTTCAACCCCTGGGGCTATGGAGAGTGGAAGGGAGACTGGAGCGATAA GTCTTCCATGTGGAAAACAGTGAGTCCTGCCGACCGGAAGATGTATCTGTCAGTGGAGGAGGATGGGGAATTCTG GATGACAATGGAAAACTTTTGTCAGCATTTCTCAGATGTGACTATCTGCTGTCTGTGCCCTGATTTTCTTGACGGCAACTCTAAAGGTCATTGGACGCCTTCTTTCCATGATGGCAGATGGGTCGCAGGGACCACTGCTGGTGGTTGCATTCTGTTCCGAG ACAGTTTCTGGACCAATCCCCAGTATCGAGTGAAGATTGAGGGATTTGACAGGGACTTCTCTGAGACACAGGGGGACAACAACATGCTTGTGTCTCTGATGCAGAAGCCAGACAAGAGAAACCGACGCCTGGTCAAAAGTGTCCACATCGGCATCAACATCTTCGAG GTACCTGCCCAA TTCAAAGGACAGAGGGGGAAGTTTCCTGCCTCCTTCTTCGACAACAACGCACCTGTCGCCCAAACCAAGGACTTCCTGAATGCTCGGACGGTGATGCTCTTATGCAGGCTGAAACCTGGCGAATACCTGATCGTGCCATCATCCTTCAAACCCAATGAAACCGCTTCCTTCATCCTGTCCATCCTCTCCAAGGCGGAGACACACATCCA TGAAAATTCCAATGATCAAGATATGGAGGAAACCCCAAAG CTCACACCTACTGACAATAGAGAAGATATGAGCAACAAACAAACTCTTTTTCGGGAATATTCTGATCAG TTTGAGGAGGTGGATGCTGAACAGCTTCAGAGAAGTCTGGATGAAAAACTCCTCCAAG GATGTGCAAAGAAAACACAAGGATTCAGCTTGGAGTCCTGTCGAAGCATGGTGGCCCTAATGGAT ACATCAATCACTGGAAGACTGAACAGTGATGAATTTCTACGTCTATGGAGAAAAGTTACCATGTACAAG GATATCTTCTTCCGTTCAGATGTGGACCGTTCTGGAATGTTGTCATCGAGTCAACTGAGGAACGCAATCATGGCTTCAG gGATCAGGCTGAGTGATAGCCTGCTGAACCTGATTGCTCTGCGCTACGGTGGATCTTCTGGAAACATCAGCCTGGAGAGTTTCATCAGCCTCGTCCTGCGCATGGACCGCATGGCCA AAATATTCAGAGAACTCAATAATGGAGGGGCCATATCTCTTCGAGACAATGAG TGGATGTACATCACTATGTATGCATAA
- the LOC129811227 gene encoding calpain-9-like, which translates to MYKDIFFRSDVDRSGMLSSSQLRNAIMASGIRLSDSLLNLIALRYGGSSGNISLESFISLVLRMDRMAKIFRELNNGGAISLRDNEVMTS; encoded by the exons ATGTACAAG GATATCTTCTTCCGTTCAGATGTGGACCGTTCTGGAATGTTGTCATCGAGTCAACTGAGGAACGCAATCATGGCTTCAG gGATCAGGCTGAGTGATAGCCTGCTGAACCTGATTGCTCTGCGCTACGGTGGATCTTCTGGAAACATCAGCCTGGAGAGTTTCATCAGCCTCGTCCTGCGCATGGACCGCATGGCCA AAATATTCAGAGAACTCAATAATGGAGGGGCCATATCTCTTCGAGACAATGAGGTAATGACCAGTTAA